A portion of the Paenibacillus marchantiae genome contains these proteins:
- the yicI gene encoding alpha-xylosidase produces MKFTDGFWMTREGYHVQNPTDIRDIVQKEDSLTVHAATKYIRTKGDTLNGTLLKATYSSPMPNVIRVTLNHHKGRVKKGPEFELNHQDVKVDISKNEQGAVLKSGNLEVQIDKTNGWDVSFLYGGKRITGSGQRAAGYITGPSKEAYFREQLDLGIGEYVYGLGERFTPFVKNGQVVDTWNEDGGTSSEQSYKNIPFYLSNKGYGVFVNHPERVSYEIASENVSKVQFSVEGETLEYFIIGGDNPKDVLDNYTKLTGKPALPPAWTFGLWLTTSFTTDYDEATVNHFVDGMAERDLPLSVFHFDCFWMKEYQWSDFVWDEAMFPDPEGMLARLKEKGLKICAWINPYIAEKSYLFDEGMENGYLVKTADGSVWQWDLWQAGMALVDFTNPDAVNWYKSKLEVLLDQGVDSFKTDFGERIPTDVVYFDGSDPVKMHNYYTQLYNKAVFELLEDKIGKNEAALFARSATAGGQQFPVHWGGDCSSTYESMAESLRGGLSLGLSGFGFWSHDISGFESTATPDVYKRWVQFGLLSSHSRLHGSTSYRVPWLFDEESVDVVRDFTKLKISLMPYLYNSAVESTVKGIPMMRAMLLDFPEDPTTYSLDTQYMFGDSILVAPIFNKEGDVRYYLPEGTWTNYLTGAKVEGGRWISENHDFKTLPMMVKPNSLIAVGAVDSKPDYDFADNVSLHLFELADSNSAQAVVVNQSGEQELVVNVSRNGSVLEVRAEGAGKPWNLVLRGIESVSGVEGGSQMSGANGVVVTAAAGASSLTIQL; encoded by the coding sequence ATGAAATTTACTGATGGATTCTGGATGACTCGTGAAGGGTACCACGTTCAAAACCCGACTGACATTCGTGATATTGTGCAAAAAGAGGATTCTTTAACCGTACATGCGGCTACTAAATATATTCGTACCAAAGGCGACACGTTGAACGGTACATTACTTAAAGCAACATACAGCTCCCCTATGCCTAACGTTATTCGCGTAACCTTGAATCACCATAAGGGCAGAGTGAAAAAAGGGCCTGAATTTGAGCTTAACCATCAAGATGTGAAAGTAGACATCTCGAAAAATGAACAAGGCGCTGTTTTGAAAAGCGGCAATCTGGAAGTTCAAATCGACAAAACGAACGGTTGGGACGTCAGCTTCCTGTATGGAGGAAAACGGATTACAGGTAGCGGTCAAAGAGCGGCTGGTTATATTACAGGTCCAAGTAAGGAAGCGTACTTCCGCGAGCAGCTTGATCTCGGCATTGGTGAATACGTTTACGGACTTGGTGAGCGCTTTACGCCGTTTGTTAAGAATGGCCAAGTGGTGGACACTTGGAATGAGGACGGCGGTACAAGCAGTGAGCAGTCCTATAAGAATATTCCTTTCTACTTGTCCAACAAAGGATATGGCGTATTTGTAAACCATCCTGAACGCGTATCGTATGAGATTGCATCTGAGAATGTATCTAAAGTGCAGTTCAGCGTAGAAGGCGAGACTTTGGAATACTTCATTATCGGTGGGGACAATCCAAAGGATGTACTTGATAATTATACGAAATTAACAGGTAAACCAGCGCTTCCACCGGCATGGACGTTTGGTCTGTGGCTGACAACATCATTCACAACGGATTATGATGAAGCAACGGTTAACCATTTCGTAGATGGCATGGCTGAACGTGATCTTCCGCTTTCTGTATTCCATTTTGACTGCTTCTGGATGAAGGAATACCAATGGTCTGATTTCGTATGGGATGAAGCGATGTTCCCAGATCCGGAAGGTATGCTTGCACGTCTGAAAGAAAAAGGACTCAAAATCTGCGCGTGGATCAATCCATACATTGCAGAAAAATCCTACTTGTTCGATGAAGGTATGGAGAACGGTTATCTGGTAAAAACAGCGGATGGCAGCGTATGGCAATGGGATTTGTGGCAAGCAGGAATGGCACTGGTTGATTTCACGAACCCAGATGCTGTTAATTGGTATAAGAGCAAGCTGGAAGTCCTGCTTGATCAAGGTGTTGATTCATTCAAAACAGACTTCGGTGAAAGAATTCCGACAGATGTCGTGTACTTCGATGGCTCTGATCCGGTTAAAATGCACAACTATTATACACAGCTCTATAACAAAGCTGTATTTGAATTGCTGGAAGATAAGATTGGCAAAAACGAGGCTGCCCTGTTTGCACGCTCTGCAACAGCAGGTGGTCAACAGTTCCCGGTTCACTGGGGCGGAGATTGCTCTTCTACTTATGAATCCATGGCTGAATCACTTCGAGGCGGCCTCTCACTTGGACTTTCCGGTTTCGGATTCTGGAGCCATGATATTAGCGGCTTTGAAAGTACAGCGACCCCTGACGTATACAAACGCTGGGTACAATTCGGACTTTTATCTTCTCACAGCCGCCTACACGGAAGCACTTCGTATCGTGTGCCTTGGCTGTTTGACGAGGAATCCGTGGACGTTGTTCGTGACTTTACCAAACTCAAAATCAGCCTGATGCCGTATCTTTACAATTCTGCGGTCGAGTCGACTGTAAAAGGTATTCCAATGATGCGCGCTATGCTGCTTGATTTCCCAGAGGATCCAACAACATATAGCCTGGATACACAATACATGTTTGGTGATTCGATTCTGGTGGCTCCAATCTTCAACAAGGAGGGTGATGTTCGTTATTACCTGCCTGAAGGTACATGGACCAACTATCTGACAGGTGCCAAAGTTGAAGGTGGACGTTGGATTAGCGAAAACCATGACTTCAAAACACTGCCAATGATGGTTAAGCCAAACAGCCTGATTGCTGTTGGTGCTGTGGATAGCAAACCGGATTATGACTTTGCGGACAATGTGTCCCTTCACTTGTTCGAACTGGCTGACAGCAACTCCGCTCAAGCGGTGGTTGTAAACCAAAGTGGTGAGCAGGAGCTGGTTGTTAACGTATCACGTAACGGTTCTGTTCTGGAAGTTCGTGCTGAAGGTGCAGGCAAACCATGGAATCTCGTGCTGCGTGGCATTGAGAGTGTATCCGGCGTAGAGGGTGGTTCCCAAATGTCTGGTGCAAATGGTGTTGTCGTTACGGCAGCAGCAGGTGCTAGCTCGCTTACAATTCAACTGTAA
- a CDS encoding adenine deaminase: MNTPSFERPLMADCVPDLVATARGDLPATLVIRGGTLVNVVSGEILPGMSVAVQGARIAYVGKDVSHTIGENTRIIEAEGKYIAPGLLDGHCHIESTQMKVTEFARAVLPSGTTGGFFDPHEISNVLGLKGLRLMLDEARTTPMAAYMQVASCVPSTHPGLETTGAYIGPEEVAEALSWGPDMIGLGEVMNFPGVVYGDETMIGEIQATLRAGKVADGHFTWAADDWRLPAYAASGVTGDHECVTKEDVVERLRLGMYAKMRQGSAWHDVAETIKACTELGLDTRRMMLVTDDRSSESLLKEGHMDFVVRLAISQGVKPVTAFQMATINTAERFGVARDIGAVIPGNIADIILLDGRLADVRVGMTIAAGHIVAENGKMTAVWDSFTYPEEALNTVKLEANIQPKDMELSAPITEGTIGAKVIHVTENHVDTKEKHVNVTVEHGNVVVSTSGEICKIAVLERHKQTGNRAVALVGGIGFTGPAAIAMTVAHDSHNLLIIGNDDALMAEAGNRVIGMQGGVAVVTASGVTEFPLRIAGLMSTESFEVVAAQSAAVSEALQSAGCTLNNAFMTLSLLALVVIPELRLSDKGLVRISAEGIELVSLFDEMVENTPAAPAGN, translated from the coding sequence ATGAACACACCATCTTTTGAACGCCCATTAATGGCGGATTGCGTACCGGATCTGGTGGCAACAGCACGGGGAGACTTGCCTGCTACCTTGGTCATTAGGGGCGGAACGCTGGTTAATGTGGTTTCGGGTGAAATTTTGCCGGGCATGTCTGTAGCGGTACAGGGAGCCCGGATTGCATATGTTGGTAAAGATGTAAGCCATACAATTGGAGAGAATACACGCATCATTGAGGCTGAAGGCAAATACATTGCTCCCGGATTGCTGGATGGGCACTGTCACATTGAAAGTACACAAATGAAAGTAACGGAGTTTGCGAGAGCTGTTCTACCTTCCGGTACAACGGGAGGGTTCTTTGACCCGCATGAGATCTCCAATGTGCTTGGACTCAAAGGTCTGCGATTGATGCTGGATGAAGCACGGACGACGCCAATGGCTGCTTATATGCAGGTGGCTTCCTGTGTTCCTTCCACACATCCTGGACTGGAGACAACAGGCGCTTATATTGGACCGGAAGAAGTGGCGGAAGCTCTCTCCTGGGGTCCGGATATGATTGGTCTCGGAGAAGTGATGAACTTCCCTGGGGTCGTGTACGGGGACGAGACGATGATCGGTGAGATTCAGGCGACGCTCCGAGCGGGCAAGGTGGCAGATGGTCACTTCACCTGGGCAGCGGATGACTGGCGTCTGCCAGCCTACGCAGCAAGCGGCGTTACGGGGGATCATGAATGTGTTACGAAGGAAGATGTGGTGGAACGCCTGCGGCTTGGTATGTACGCCAAAATGCGTCAGGGCTCTGCTTGGCATGACGTTGCGGAAACGATCAAAGCCTGCACAGAGCTTGGCCTGGATACACGTCGCATGATGCTGGTGACTGATGACCGAAGTTCAGAATCGCTGCTCAAAGAAGGCCATATGGACTTTGTTGTGCGTTTGGCCATTTCTCAAGGGGTGAAGCCGGTTACCGCTTTCCAGATGGCAACGATTAATACGGCTGAACGTTTCGGTGTAGCACGCGATATTGGTGCGGTTATTCCGGGGAATATCGCCGACATTATTTTGCTGGATGGACGCTTGGCTGATGTCCGTGTAGGCATGACGATTGCCGCAGGGCATATCGTGGCAGAGAACGGAAAAATGACAGCGGTCTGGGACAGCTTCACATATCCGGAAGAGGCGCTGAACACCGTGAAACTGGAAGCCAACATCCAGCCGAAGGATATGGAGCTGTCTGCGCCGATTACCGAAGGTACGATTGGAGCGAAAGTCATTCATGTGACGGAGAATCATGTGGATACCAAGGAGAAGCATGTTAATGTCACGGTGGAACATGGCAATGTCGTCGTTTCAACATCAGGTGAAATCTGCAAAATTGCAGTGCTGGAGCGTCACAAACAAACGGGCAATCGCGCCGTTGCTCTTGTTGGGGGCATAGGCTTCACAGGTCCTGCGGCCATTGCGATGACCGTTGCGCATGACAGCCACAATCTGCTCATTATCGGGAATGATGACGCATTGATGGCTGAAGCGGGCAACCGGGTCATTGGAATGCAGGGCGGCGTAGCTGTCGTGACTGCCTCTGGTGTGACTGAATTCCCGCTGCGCATTGCAGGCTTGATGTCCACGGAATCTTTTGAAGTGGTAGCAGCTCAATCTGCGGCTGTCAGTGAAGCGTTACAGTCTGCGGGCTGTACGTTAAATAATGCGTTTATGACGCTATCTCTGTTGGCACTTGTTGTTATTCCGGAATTGCGTTTGTCTGATAAAGGACTGGTACGCATTTCGGCAGAAGGCATTGAGCTGGTATCCCTGTTTGATGAGATGGTGGAGAATACACCGGCTGCTCCAGCTGGTAATTAA
- a CDS encoding phosphotransferase family protein, giving the protein MSTTNSGLHQTITAEMLHQLVENTFGTATIVKSFALLQGGLFNTTYRIQLEHASYTDVILRLAPERVELPLGSAGDPLFSFERTMMSAEPVVYEYYRKAGIPAPNIIACNDSGSIIPRTYMFMEFIPSKQLDHPSISESDKERLYHQLGAYTAVMHQIEGASFGWPQGNGTIKGSDHWSEVLHSFAEETALKASQAGYMPGVGEEIADMFITNKDLFDQVTVPVLVHNDLWEANVLVHEENGQLNIAAIIDGDRSMFADRAFEAILSTESSAGFHEGYGRPQDMSDKGQARLLAYRILSSYFNAYVHEHQVDQPEAGEKYRERTLDLLKEWKGLKLNE; this is encoded by the coding sequence ATGAGTACAACGAATTCAGGTTTACACCAAACCATTACAGCAGAGATGCTGCATCAGTTGGTAGAAAACACTTTTGGAACCGCTACCATTGTGAAGAGTTTTGCACTTTTACAGGGTGGACTTTTTAATACAACGTATCGAATTCAGCTTGAACATGCGTCGTACACGGATGTGATCTTACGTTTGGCTCCAGAGCGTGTAGAATTGCCATTGGGCTCTGCTGGAGATCCGTTATTTTCATTTGAACGGACGATGATGTCTGCTGAACCTGTCGTTTATGAATATTACCGTAAAGCAGGCATTCCCGCTCCAAACATTATTGCCTGTAATGACAGTGGATCGATCATTCCGAGAACCTACATGTTTATGGAGTTTATCCCCAGTAAGCAATTGGATCATCCATCGATCTCGGAGTCAGATAAAGAGCGATTATATCATCAGCTCGGCGCTTATACCGCTGTCATGCATCAGATTGAGGGTGCATCGTTTGGCTGGCCGCAAGGGAATGGGACGATTAAAGGCTCGGATCATTGGTCCGAGGTGCTACACTCTTTTGCAGAAGAGACGGCACTCAAAGCTTCACAAGCCGGGTATATGCCAGGTGTGGGAGAAGAAATCGCAGATATGTTCATAACCAATAAGGATTTATTTGATCAGGTGACTGTTCCGGTTCTTGTTCATAATGATCTGTGGGAAGCCAACGTGCTTGTTCATGAGGAGAACGGGCAGCTAAACATAGCCGCCATCATTGATGGGGATCGTTCCATGTTTGCGGACAGGGCGTTTGAGGCGATTTTATCGACAGAATCATCAGCTGGTTTTCATGAAGGTTATGGCCGGCCACAGGATATGTCCGATAAGGGACAGGCACGCCTTCTTGCCTATCGCATACTTTCCTCTTACTTTAACGCATATGTGCATGAACATCAGGTGGATCAGCCGGAGGCAGGAGAGAAGTATCGTGAGCGTACACTGGATCTATTGAAAGAATGGAAGGGACTCAAACTTAACGAATAA
- a CDS encoding AraC family transcriptional regulator: MERERLREDRIHGNAMYPVSVYPDIQQLNGDSILDCHWHDEMEFTMVTQGSAVFQIDMNTVEVQAGEAIFINRGEIHAGYLKGDVPCVFSSIVFNPELLGSRTFDAVQEKFIGPLVHKTVLPPYHIQTDEAWGQEIIFHLKRIFADHATGTPTCEMTTKAYLYLIFAQMFEHMRPAALKGTVPSGSHDKVERLKSVLSYIHNRYPEPLKLKELADEANMSEGHFCRFFKQMVQKSPVDYINYYRIQQACVQLENTDHKIVDIAMDVGFEHLSYFITTFKKHKNITPSQYRKMFYEKVAMEPALV, encoded by the coding sequence ATGGAACGTGAACGATTACGGGAAGACCGGATTCACGGCAATGCCATGTATCCAGTCAGTGTGTACCCGGATATTCAACAATTGAATGGCGACAGCATTCTCGATTGCCATTGGCATGACGAGATGGAGTTCACCATGGTGACTCAGGGCAGTGCTGTTTTTCAAATTGATATGAATACGGTAGAGGTTCAGGCGGGAGAAGCCATCTTTATTAATCGGGGGGAAATTCACGCAGGCTACCTGAAAGGCGATGTCCCCTGTGTTTTTTCATCCATTGTATTTAATCCGGAGCTGTTAGGCAGTCGGACGTTTGATGCCGTACAGGAGAAGTTCATTGGCCCGCTAGTGCATAAAACAGTTCTTCCCCCTTACCATATCCAAACCGATGAAGCGTGGGGGCAAGAAATCATTTTTCATTTGAAACGAATTTTCGCCGATCATGCCACTGGCACACCAACCTGCGAGATGACAACCAAAGCTTACCTCTATTTAATATTTGCACAAATGTTTGAACATATGAGACCTGCTGCACTCAAAGGGACCGTTCCGTCAGGCAGCCACGATAAAGTGGAGCGCCTGAAATCAGTTCTAAGCTATATTCACAATCGTTACCCCGAACCACTCAAGTTAAAAGAACTGGCAGATGAGGCCAACATGAGCGAAGGACATTTTTGCCGCTTTTTCAAACAGATGGTGCAGAAAAGTCCGGTCGACTATATCAACTATTATCGCATCCAGCAGGCCTGTGTTCAGCTTGAGAATACCGATCACAAAATTGTGGATATTGCCATGGACGTTGGGTTCGAGCATTTGAGCTACTTCATTACAACATTCAAGAAACACAAGAATATTACCCCGTCCCAATATCGCAAAATGTTTTATGAGAAAGTGGCGATGGAACCTGCACTGGTCTAA